From one Diorhabda carinulata isolate Delta chromosome 12, icDioCari1.1, whole genome shotgun sequence genomic stretch:
- the LOC130899903 gene encoding testis-specific serine/threonine-protein kinase 1-like — MATPLSPRNSEVNALEQRGYLIGKKIGQGSYATVHLADYVDSTGPKKMRLACKIFDKEKAPKDFLDKFFPRELEILTKIENQHIIQVHSILQRGPRVFIFMRYADNGDLLDFIKKNGVVPEQQAKIWFRQMASGLHYLHGKNIAHRDLKCENILLSRRFNVKLADFGFARYCVDSDNRRILSQTYCGSAAYAAPEVVNGTPYNPKLSDVWSLGIILFIMLNASMPFDDSNLRKLLKDQMTKNWVFRSRVRDTLSKIAKSLVRHLLEPDLTQRLTLERVIQHEWLRMRRERPSLIGRLAQSAQHDSIENQSAHVSDYEKETLAGDFQNPENKKSEMMIAVNDV, encoded by the exons ATGGCAACTCCTCTGAGTCCACGAAATTCTGAAGTAAATGCTCTTGAACAAAGGGGTTATCTAATTGGGAAGAAGATTGGTCAAGGTTCGTATGCTACCGTACATCTAGCTGATTATGTTGACAGTACCGGACCGAAGAAAATGCGTCTGGCGTGTAAAATATTTGACAAGGAGAAAGCACCGAAGGACTTTTTAGATAAGTTCTTTCCTCGTGAGCTTGAGATACTTACTAAAATCGAAAACCAACATATTATTCAAGTACATAGCATATTACAGAGAGGACCGAGAGTGTTTATTTTCATGCG GTATGCTGATAATGGTGATCTGTTAGACTTCATCAAGAAAAACGGCGTGGTACCTGAGCAACAAGCTAAAATTTGGTTTAGACAAATGGCCAGCGGTCTTCATTACCTTCACGGAAAAAATATCGCACACAGAGACTTGAAATGcgaaaatatacttttatctAGAAGGTTTAATGTGAAATTAGCTGATTTTGGTTTTGCGAGATACTGTGTAGATTCCGATAATAGACGAATACTTAGTCAGACTTATTGCGGTTCGGCAGCTTATGCAGCACCCGAAGTAGTCAATGGAACGCCCTACAATCCAAAATTATCCGATGTCTGGTCATTGGgaatcatattatttattatgctCAATGCGTCCATGCCTTTCGACGATTCAAATTTGAGGAAATTATTGAAGGATCAAATGACCAAAAATTGGGTTTTTCGATCAAGAGTGAGAGACACGTTATCGAAAATAGCCAAATCTTTAGTTCGTCATCTTCTAGAACCGGATTTGACACAAAGGTTAACTTTGGAGAGAGTGATACAGCATGAATGGTTACGAATGCGCAGAGAAAGGCCTTCACTTATCGGTCGATTAGCTCAATCTGCCCAACATGATTCGATCGAAAACCAATCGGCACACGTTAGTGATTATGAAAAAGAAACACTTGCCGGAGACTTCCAAAATcccgaaaacaaaaaaagtgagATGATGATTGCTGTAAACGATGTATAA